Proteins co-encoded in one Methanobrevibacter gottschalkii DSM 11977 genomic window:
- the pgsA gene encoding archaetidylinositol phosphate synthase, with the protein MLQSLRPLLTRILNPIAKRLNINPNIVTIISPFVALLAAYGFANKLLILGTIAILLSGFLDVVDGAVARYHEKSSKFGAFLDSTMDRFADAIIYIGIIFGGYCDWLVGILAIHSAICVSYVRARAESQEVDCNIGIAERAVRMIILMIGAIIGYFAGDIYFTYIIYILVILSYFTVGQRILHVWRQLND; encoded by the coding sequence ATGCTTCAAAGTTTAAGACCATTATTAACAAGAATATTGAACCCAATAGCTAAGAGATTAAATATTAATCCGAATATTGTGACAATAATTTCACCATTTGTTGCTCTACTTGCAGCTTATGGATTTGCAAATAAATTATTAATTTTAGGAACAATAGCAATTCTGCTTTCGGGATTTTTAGATGTTGTTGATGGTGCTGTTGCAAGATATCATGAAAAATCTTCTAAATTCGGTGCTTTTCTTGATTCAACAATGGATAGATTTGCAGATGCAATAATTTACATCGGAATAATATTTGGAGGATACTGTGATTGGTTAGTTGGAATACTGGCAATCCATTCTGCAATATGTGTTAGTTATGTAAGAGCAAGAGCCGAATCTCAGGAAGTTGATTGCAATATTGGAATTGCAGAACGTGCTGTTCGTATGATTATTTTAATGATTGGAGCAATAATTGGATACTTCGCAGGAGACATTTACTTTACATACATTATTTACATTTTAGTAATTTTATCTTACTTCACAGTTGGACAAAGAATATTACATGTTTGGAGGCAATTAAATGACTGA
- the thiI gene encoding tRNA uracil 4-sulfurtransferase ThiI — MNYDLIIARYGEIGVKSPKIRSRFERKLVKNIKATFDCEVDRNQGRIYIHPKDFEDGVKKLNRVFGVVSYSPATSTTATYEGIDETLTKYVGDLISEDLIDENTKFAIKCRRVGKHDFSSQEMAAHCGGVVRNVVLAPVDLTNPDLTIFVEIRDNNAFIFHEKIKGPGGLPLGTQGKVVALLSSGIDSPVAAYLMMKRGCEVIALNCDNSPFTTPKASELFDALVDQLNIYAKGSPIKKRVVHYGEYLQAAKDKAPEKMTCVLCKSGMYHIAEKLALKLGADAIVDGSSVGQVASQTLSNILATRYGVDMPILSPLIGLDKEEITQIAKKIGTFEISKIDDGGCSAVPRYPETQADLERVKLACEDMNQDEEIEKAFRNIVRFD, encoded by the coding sequence ATGAATTATGATTTAATTATTGCCAGATATGGTGAAATTGGTGTTAAAAGTCCAAAAATCAGGTCACGTTTTGAAAGAAAGCTAGTTAAAAATATTAAAGCTACTTTTGATTGTGAAGTTGATAGAAATCAAGGAAGAATTTATATTCATCCAAAAGATTTTGAAGATGGTGTAAAAAAATTGAACAGAGTATTCGGTGTTGTATCTTATTCTCCAGCCACATCTACTACTGCTACTTATGAAGGTATTGATGAAACATTAACTAAATATGTTGGGGATTTAATTTCAGAAGATTTAATTGATGAAAATACAAAATTTGCTATTAAATGTCGTCGTGTTGGAAAACATGATTTTTCATCACAGGAAATGGCTGCTCACTGTGGTGGGGTTGTGAGAAATGTTGTTTTAGCTCCAGTTGACTTAACAAATCCTGATTTAACAATATTTGTTGAGATTAGAGATAATAATGCTTTTATTTTCCATGAAAAAATTAAAGGACCTGGTGGTCTTCCATTAGGAACACAAGGAAAAGTTGTTGCATTGCTTTCAAGCGGAATTGACTCTCCTGTCGCTGCTTATTTGATGATGAAGAGAGGTTGTGAAGTTATTGCACTAAATTGTGACAATTCACCATTTACAACTCCAAAAGCTAGTGAACTTTTTGATGCATTAGTTGATCAGTTAAATATTTATGCAAAAGGTTCTCCTATTAAAAAACGAGTTGTTCATTATGGGGAATATCTGCAAGCTGCTAAGGATAAGGCTCCTGAAAAAATGACTTGTGTTTTATGTAAATCTGGAATGTATCATATTGCAGAGAAATTAGCTTTGAAACTTGGAGCAGATGCTATTGTTGATGGAAGTAGCGTAGGTCAAGTGGCTTCACAAACATTATCAAATATTTTAGCTACTAGATATGGTGTTGACATGCCAATTCTATCTCCATTAATTGGTTTGGATAAAGAAGAGATTACTCAAATTGCTAAAAAAATTGGCACTTTTGAAATCTCTAAAATTGATGATGGTGGATGTAGTGCGGTTCCTAGATATCCTGAAACACAGGCAGATTTAGAACGTGTTAAATTAGCTTGTGAAGATATGAATCAGGATGAAGAAATTGAAAAAGCTTTTAGAAATATTGTAAGATTTGATTAA
- a CDS encoding DUF3781 domain-containing protein: MHKTYLLENIDEIHTTEMGIGRVQKNLQITSEPVSYCISKLKQEDSKVTKKGKNYYVKADNCIITINSSSFTIITAHKN, translated from the coding sequence ATGCATAAAACATATCTGCTGGAAAATATCGATGAAATACATACAACTGAAATGGGTATTGGAAGAGTGCAAAAAAATTTACAAATAACATCCGAACCCGTCAGTTATTGCATTTCAAAACTTAAACAAGAAGATTCAAAAGTAACTAAAAAAGGAAAAAATTATTATGTCAAAGCTGATAATTGTATAATAACCATTAATTCAAGCAGTTTTACAATAATAACTGCCCATAAAAACTAA
- the fbp gene encoding fructose-1,6-bisphosphate aldolase/phosphatase: protein MKTTVSVIKADIGSVSGHCVAHPELIDICDEVLNEALEAGIIKDYYISRCGDDIDLIMTHDKGEENEEVHKTAYTAFMKATERARELKLYGAGQDLLTDTFSGNIKGMGPGVAEIEFEERPSDPVLVFCCDKTEPGAFNLPVFRIFADPFNTAGLVIDPKLHDGFKFEVFDVIEHKKVILNCPEEMYDLLALIGSTGRYVIKRVWKKNGEIAAAVSTERLNLMAGEYVGKDDPVCIVRAQSGFPANGECVDPFAFPHIVSGWMRGSHNGPMMPVSEAEANPIRFDGPPRVVGLGFQVSNGELIGPVDLFDDPAFDPTREQAAKIATYLRRHGPFEPHRLPAEEMEYTSLPGVMKKLESRFEDMD from the coding sequence ATGAAAACTACTGTTAGTGTAATTAAAGCTGATATTGGAAGTGTGTCTGGACACTGTGTAGCACACCCAGAATTAATTGATATTTGTGATGAAGTTTTAAATGAAGCTTTAGAAGCAGGTATTATAAAAGATTACTATATCTCCCGTTGTGGAGATGACATTGATTTAATCATGACCCATGATAAAGGGGAAGAAAATGAAGAAGTTCATAAAACTGCATATACTGCATTCATGAAAGCTACTGAAAGAGCACGTGAATTAAAATTATACGGTGCAGGTCAGGATTTATTAACTGATACTTTCTCTGGAAACATCAAAGGTATGGGTCCTGGTGTAGCAGAAATTGAATTTGAAGAAAGACCTTCTGATCCTGTACTTGTATTCTGTTGTGATAAAACTGAACCCGGTGCATTTAATTTACCAGTATTCAGAATATTCGCAGATCCATTCAACACTGCAGGTTTAGTAATTGATCCTAAATTACACGACGGTTTTAAATTTGAAGTATTCGATGTAATTGAACACAAAAAAGTTATCTTAAACTGTCCTGAAGAAATGTATGATTTACTCGCATTGATTGGTTCTACTGGCAGATATGTAATTAAAAGAGTATGGAAGAAAAATGGTGAAATTGCTGCTGCAGTAAGTACTGAAAGGTTAAACTTAATGGCTGGAGAATATGTTGGTAAAGACGACCCAGTATGTATTGTAAGAGCACAATCCGGTTTTCCTGCTAATGGTGAATGCGTAGATCCATTTGCATTCCCACACATCGTAAGTGGATGGATGAGAGGATCTCACAATGGTCCAATGATGCCTGTATCTGAAGCAGAAGCAAACCCAATCAGATTCGATGGTCCTCCTAGAGTGGTTGGTTTAGGTTTCCAAGTATCTAACGGGGAATTAATAGGTCCTGTAGACTTATTTGATGATCCAGCATTTGATCCTACTCGTGAACAAGCTGCTAAAATTGCAACTTATCTCAGAAGACACGGTCCATTTGAACCTCACAGATTACCTGCTGAAGAAATGGAATACACTTCATTACCTGGTGTAATGAAAAAACTAGAATCCAGATTCGAAGACATGGATTAA
- a CDS encoding Ig-like domain repeat protein → MKLKNKILVLLLFLVLICCLGAVSAAEDINETITADSSIDDVNTVSVEDAVDETVSDDSDSDKGIVENQDVEKTTMLTDRGVNVNAATWSKLSQYAGVIGTDYIITLTGDSYATDSQIKFNNGATIIGSPNNYITTGSYTKTPFLNTNSALTITFINVTFKNMNVDYLLSLAGTNVLENCNFYNITAGTGHNAVIYNTDGTMNLTNCNVINSSAGYGVVSNYKSGTYTGVVMNVNHCTFINNSASVEPGAINNCGILNVDNSEFINNTATWWAGAIHTHYNAQTIINNSLFEGNVAGWNGGALYTYSTLKVYNSIFKRNKCHTNIGGGAIGASRWWSGNYDITIVNCTFEENENCNTNGNGGAITALNSGALNVHDSTFIANVAKNGQAISAFSQAFENITAGIPNLKVYNNTFYNHTLTTSDTVEISGNYTFENNTFINCYQTNLGTNNVFINPVTLNNNNLILKSNKEHLLMSNLSENILKNAPNVIYVDSNSDKDCDEDPNIDGHNWETAYGGIFALSSAIFNICDGGKIYLADGEYSYRTNGAITHPKNLTIIGQGANTIVDLISCGEETTYTCIFINLTVSGKDYGRNTNFINCTFIKPISISADINLNSVLKEHAVENGYANTYLINFDNCVFKDVVDDRIITLFEYGALNFTDCVFENITADSIVYRNSTGYFEDDSISFRNCTFSNCKFNGVVDSKTNFDDAIVIEDCTYDGDVALGTTEVDGHFYVNATKLKVVAVATNMSISSSQRGVVVITLRDAEGNAVSGVNVSYTVNGVNMSGVSDANGTITISDLTDEVTVSANFTGSESYLASNNTASFNFTIPKVSTKLYVSSVTTFYNAGKYLTATLKDSNGEVLANQKVTIKINGKTYNKITNAKGQATLKISTLLPKKYTATVNYAGDDTHIKSSANAKVIVKKATLKLTAKAKTFKKSLKTKKYTITLKNNVGKVMKKTKVTLKIKGKTYKAYTNSKGIATFKITKLTKKGKYNAYIKFAGSKYYNSLNKKVKITLK, encoded by the coding sequence ATGAAACTAAAAAATAAGATTTTAGTTTTACTATTATTTTTAGTGCTTATTTGCTGTCTTGGGGCAGTAAGTGCAGCTGAAGATATTAATGAAACCATAACTGCGGATTCTTCAATAGATGATGTGAATACTGTTTCTGTTGAAGATGCAGTTGATGAAACTGTATCTGATGATTCAGATAGTGATAAGGGAATAGTTGAAAATCAAGATGTTGAAAAAACAACCATGTTAACTGATAGGGGAGTTAATGTTAATGCAGCAACATGGAGTAAATTATCACAATATGCTGGAGTTATTGGCACTGATTATATTATAACTTTAACTGGGGATAGTTACGCTACTGATAGTCAAATAAAGTTTAATAATGGTGCTACAATTATTGGTTCTCCAAATAATTACATAACTACTGGATCTTATACTAAAACTCCTTTTCTTAATACAAATTCTGCTCTCACCATAACTTTCATAAATGTCACTTTTAAGAATATGAATGTTGATTATCTTTTAAGTTTAGCAGGAACAAATGTTTTAGAAAATTGTAATTTTTATAATATTACTGCTGGAACTGGTCATAATGCAGTAATCTATAACACAGATGGAACAATGAATTTAACTAATTGTAACGTTATTAATTCATCTGCAGGTTATGGTGTTGTAAGTAATTATAAATCTGGAACTTATACAGGGGTTGTTATGAATGTAAATCATTGTACATTTATTAATAACTCTGCTAGTGTAGAACCTGGTGCTATTAATAATTGTGGTATTTTAAATGTTGATAATTCAGAATTTATTAATAATACTGCTACTTGGTGGGCAGGTGCAATTCACACTCATTACAATGCACAAACTATAATAAATAACAGTCTTTTTGAAGGTAATGTCGCAGGATGGAATGGTGGAGCATTATATACCTACAGTACATTAAAGGTATATAATTCCATTTTTAAAAGAAATAAATGTCACACAAATATTGGTGGTGGAGCTATAGGTGCTTCAAGATGGTGGAGTGGAAACTATGATATTACAATAGTGAACTGTACTTTTGAAGAAAATGAAAACTGTAATACTAATGGAAATGGTGGTGCAATTACTGCTTTGAATAGTGGGGCATTAAATGTGCATGACTCAACTTTCATAGCCAATGTTGCAAAAAATGGTCAAGCAATATCTGCTTTCAGTCAAGCATTTGAAAATATTACTGCAGGTATTCCAAACTTAAAAGTATACAATAATACTTTCTACAATCACACTTTAACTACATCCGATACAGTTGAAATAAGTGGAAATTACACATTTGAAAACAATACATTTATTAATTGTTATCAGACTAATTTAGGGACTAATAACGTATTTATTAATCCTGTAACACTTAATAACAATAATTTGATTCTTAAATCAAATAAAGAGCATTTGTTAATGAGTAATTTATCTGAAAATATTTTAAAAAATGCTCCTAATGTAATATATGTAGATAGTAATTCTGATAAGGACTGTGATGAAGATCCAAATATTGATGGTCACAATTGGGAAACTGCTTATGGAGGAATTTTTGCTTTATCAAGTGCAATATTTAACATATGTGATGGTGGAAAAATTTATCTTGCAGATGGTGAATATAGTTATAGAACAAACGGTGCTATTACTCATCCTAAAAATTTAACTATAATTGGTCAAGGAGCAAATACTATTGTTGACCTTATTTCATGTGGAGAAGAAACTACTTATACATGTATTTTTATTAATTTAACAGTTTCTGGTAAGGATTATGGTAGGAACACCAATTTTATTAATTGTACATTTATTAAACCAATTTCAATATCTGCTGATATAAATTTAAATAGTGTTTTAAAAGAACATGCTGTGGAAAATGGATATGCAAATACATATTTAATAAATTTTGATAATTGTGTTTTTAAAGATGTTGTTGACGATAGAATAATCACTTTATTTGAATATGGTGCTTTGAATTTTACTGATTGTGTTTTTGAGAATATTACTGCTGATTCAATTGTTTATCGCAATAGTACTGGCTATTTTGAGGATGACAGTATTTCATTTAGGAATTGTACTTTCAGTAATTGTAAGTTTAATGGTGTAGTTGATTCTAAGACTAATTTTGATGATGCTATTGTTATTGAGGATTGTACTTATGATGGTGATGTTGCTTTAGGTACTACTGAGGTTGATGGTCATTTTTATGTAAATGCTACTAAACTTAAGGTTGTTGCTGTTGCTACTAATATGAGTATTTCTTCTTCTCAAAGAGGGGTTGTAGTTATTACTCTTAGAGATGCTGAAGGTAATGCTGTTAGTGGTGTTAATGTTAGTTATACTGTTAATGGTGTGAATATGAGTGGCGTTAGTGATGCAAATGGCACTATCACTATTTCTGATTTAACTGATGAAGTTACTGTTAGTGCAAATTTCACTGGTAGTGAATCTTATTTAGCTTCCAATAACACTGCTAGCTTTAATTTCACAATTCCTAAAGTTTCAACTAAACTCTATGTTTCTAGTGTGACTACATTTTATAATGCAGGTAAGTATTTGACTGCTACTTTAAAAGATTCCAATGGTGAAGTTTTAGCTAATCAGAAAGTTACAATTAAAATCAATGGTAAAACATATAATAAAATAACTAATGCTAAAGGTCAGGCTACTTTAAAAATAAGCACTCTTTTACCTAAAAAATATACTGCTACTGTAAATTATGCTGGTGATGATACACATATTAAATCTTCAGCTAATGCTAAAGTAATTGTTAAAAAAGCAACTCTTAAACTAACAGCTAAAGCAAAAACATTTAAAAAATCATTAAAAACCAAAAAATACACAATAACCTTAAAAAACAATGTAGGTAAAGTCATGAAAAAGACCAAAGTCACATTAAAAATCAAAGGAAAAACATACAAAGCATACACCAACAGCAAAGGAATAGCCACATTTAAAATTACAAAACTAACTAAAAAAGGCAAATACAATGCTTACATTAAGTTTGCAGGAAGCAAATACTACAACAGCTTAAACAAAAAAGTCAAAATAACCTTAAAATAG
- a CDS encoding pyridoxal phosphate-dependent aminotransferase: MRTDFDIKNPKKKFKKTERVPPKGYDNANDFFEDMYMDENMIWMGQNTNHLHDDTIANAMIDAIRMKTYCRYPAPEGFSELKKLVLKDLGFEDEEVLLTSGATESLYLCMQALLTPEDNVILSDPGYFIIGDFANRFANEVRYVPIYDEKYGYKLTPDLLRENMDENTRMAILIDPLNPLGSSYTEDELKEFAEIAKENDIYLLHDVTYKDFAREHFLVENYAPGQTLTIYSFSKIFGMAGLRIGGVVSSKPIIDAIKNAVVNDLGVNIISQYGAIAGLKSKDVWFEDMRQTCFENQRLIKEMVDTVDGIFLPVYPSDANMMVIDIYDTGINPKDLSNYLIQKGLFTREGEYTSDEFGERYLRVSFSIPTEEIKIFCEEFPKAIEALRK; this comes from the coding sequence ATGAGGACTGATTTTGATATAAAAAACCCAAAGAAAAAGTTTAAAAAAACTGAAAGGGTGCCTCCAAAGGGTTATGATAATGCAAATGATTTTTTTGAAGATATGTATATGGATGAAAATATGATTTGGATGGGTCAAAACACCAACCATTTGCATGATGATACAATAGCTAATGCTATGATTGATGCTATCCGTATGAAAACTTATTGCAGATATCCGGCTCCAGAAGGGTTTTCTGAACTCAAAAAATTAGTTTTGAAAGATTTAGGTTTTGAAGATGAAGAAGTTTTATTAACCTCTGGTGCAACTGAATCATTATATTTATGTATGCAAGCTCTTTTAACTCCTGAAGATAATGTGATTCTATCAGATCCTGGATATTTTATTATTGGAGACTTTGCAAATAGATTTGCAAATGAAGTAAGATATGTTCCTATTTATGATGAAAAATACGGGTATAAGTTAACTCCAGATCTTTTAAGAGAAAATATGGATGAAAATACTCGTATGGCTATTTTAATTGATCCATTAAATCCTTTAGGTTCCTCATACACGGAAGATGAATTAAAAGAATTTGCAGAAATCGCAAAAGAAAATGATATTTACCTTTTACATGATGTTACTTACAAAGACTTTGCAAGAGAACATTTTCTTGTAGAGAATTATGCTCCTGGTCAAACTTTGACAATTTACAGTTTTTCAAAAATATTCGGAATGGCAGGTTTAAGAATTGGTGGGGTTGTATCCTCAAAACCGATAATTGATGCTATTAAGAATGCTGTTGTAAATGATTTGGGAGTAAATATTATTTCTCAATATGGTGCCATTGCAGGACTCAAATCAAAAGATGTTTGGTTTGAGGATATGAGGCAAACTTGTTTTGAAAATCAGAGATTAATTAAAGAAATGGTTGATACAGTGGATGGTATTTTCTTACCTGTTTATCCATCAGATGCAAACATGATGGTTATCGATATTTATGATACAGGTATCAATCCAAAAGATTTGTCAAATTATTTAATTCAGAAAGGACTATTCACAAGAGAAGGAGAATACACTTCTGATGAATTTGGAGAGAGATACTTACGTGTCAGTTTTTCAATTCCAACAGAAGAGATTAAAATATTCTGTGAAGAGTTCCCTAAAGCTATTGAAGCTTTAAGAAAATGA
- a CDS encoding ABC transporter permease, producing the protein MSFLKFILKNPFRRKNSAILAIVGIAIGIVVIVSLGGITDGLINTFEDTIHAGGADFSISGKETGNSAYGTNTIDSSWTEKIAKVPGVDEAYPIYVVLTSVGDDYMNTLIGIDPEGSELADISMKEGRIFEDNTSEVILGEIYAEDNNYSVGDSIIINGEDFKVSGIYETGDQNMAGGVFTSISKIGELMDDKDSISNIYVKVNKGEDAQAVADRIDTKYGDNITTVTSVMEMTQMADMLNMLQASTWAISLLAIVVGGLGIINTMLMSVFERTREIGVLKAVGWSNKKILTMIVGESLVITIVSAIIGSLIGFLACTLLGPQMGINPLFTPKIFIQAFSIAIIVGVVGGLYPAIKAVKLPPTEALRYE; encoded by the coding sequence ATGTCATTTTTAAAATTCATTCTTAAAAATCCATTTAGGAGAAAAAATAGTGCAATTTTGGCTATTGTTGGTATTGCAATAGGTATTGTCGTTATTGTTTCTCTCGGTGGCATTACTGATGGTTTAATTAATACTTTTGAAGATACTATACATGCAGGTGGTGCTGACTTTTCAATTTCAGGAAAAGAAACTGGAAATTCGGCATATGGAACTAATACAATTGATTCTAGTTGGACAGAAAAAATAGCCAAGGTACCTGGAGTTGATGAAGCTTATCCAATTTATGTTGTTCTAACTTCGGTTGGTGATGATTATATGAATACTTTAATTGGTATTGATCCTGAAGGTAGTGAACTTGCAGACATATCAATGAAAGAAGGTAGGATATTTGAAGACAATACTTCTGAAGTTATTTTAGGTGAAATCTATGCAGAAGATAATAATTATTCTGTTGGAGACAGTATCATAATTAATGGTGAGGACTTTAAAGTTTCAGGTATTTATGAAACTGGTGATCAAAACATGGCTGGAGGGGTTTTTACATCAATCTCTAAAATTGGAGAGTTAATGGATGATAAAGACTCAATTTCAAATATTTATGTTAAAGTAAATAAGGGGGAAGATGCTCAGGCTGTTGCTGATAGAATTGATACTAAATATGGGGATAATATCACAACAGTCACATCAGTTATGGAAATGACTCAAATGGCTGATATGTTGAATATGCTTCAAGCATCCACTTGGGCGATTTCACTTTTAGCTATTGTAGTTGGTGGTCTTGGCATTATCAATACAATGTTAATGTCTGTATTTGAGAGAACTCGTGAAATTGGTGTTTTAAAAGCTGTTGGTTGGTCTAATAAAAAGATTCTTACAATGATTGTAGGTGAATCATTAGTAATTACAATAGTCTCAGCAATTATCGGGTCATTAATTGGATTTTTAGCATGTACTCTGTTAGGTCCGCAAATGGGAATAAATCCATTGTTCACTCCGAAAATTTTCATACAGGCATTTTCAATAGCAATTATTGTTGGGGTTGTTGGAGGGTTATATCCTGCAATTAAAGCAGTAAAACTTCCACCAACAGAAGCATTGAGGTATGAATGA
- a CDS encoding ABC transporter ATP-binding protein — MNAVEIKELYKSYEGGKIKALNGINLTIKQGEFVSIIGPSGSGKSTLLNMLGALDIPDSGTINVNGHDLKTSKKLNEFRSKKIGFIFQLHNLIPNISVVENVEIPMYTQKLSSKEMRFRALKLLDDVGLSEKSKILPNKLSGGERQRVAIARALANNPSIILADEPTGSLDSKTSSKILKQLIDLHEDKNVTLIIVTHDMDVAKLADRVIEVLDGEIISAGDDSLINSKIDV; from the coding sequence ATGAATGCTGTGGAAATAAAAGAGTTATATAAAAGTTATGAGGGCGGAAAAATAAAAGCATTAAATGGGATTAATCTCACAATTAAACAGGGAGAATTCGTATCTATTATTGGTCCGTCAGGTTCTGGCAAATCAACATTGCTAAATATGCTGGGCGCATTAGATATTCCTGATTCAGGAACAATCAATGTCAATGGGCATGACTTAAAAACATCTAAAAAGTTAAATGAATTCAGATCAAAAAAAATCGGTTTTATTTTTCAGCTACATAATTTAATTCCAAATATTTCTGTTGTTGAAAATGTTGAAATTCCAATGTATACTCAAAAATTATCTTCTAAAGAGATGCGATTTCGCGCATTAAAGTTATTGGATGATGTTGGTCTTAGTGAAAAATCAAAAATTTTACCAAATAAATTGTCTGGTGGTGAACGTCAGAGAGTTGCTATTGCTCGTGCACTGGCAAACAATCCATCAATAATATTAGCAGATGAACCAACAGGATCACTTGATTCTAAAACAAGTAGTAAAATTCTTAAACAATTAATTGATTTGCATGAAGACAAAAATGTGACTTTGATAATTGTAACTCATGATATGGATGTAGCTAAACTGGCTGATAGGGTTATTGAAGTTTTAGATGGTGAAATAATATCTGCAGGTGATGATTCATTAATAAATAGTAAAATTGATGTTTAG
- a CDS encoding L-threonylcarbamoyladenylate synthase has product MKVLKTSIDCVDERIINEAVNVLANGGVVLYPTDTVYGLGANIFDNKAVKKVYGIKQRSLLKPFSILVKDIESINLVAKVSSAQKNLFNKYLPGPYTFILNKRNIVPRVVTSGLANVGVRVPDCDIACNLAKIFPITTTSANVSDDEMLSNPREILEQLDCDVDLVIDVGDLDSNVPSSIIDLSGFKPKIIRK; this is encoded by the coding sequence ATGAAAGTTTTAAAAACAAGTATTGATTGTGTTGATGAAAGAATAATTAATGAAGCGGTTAATGTATTGGCTAATGGTGGGGTTGTATTATATCCCACTGATACTGTTTATGGATTGGGAGCTAATATTTTTGATAATAAAGCAGTTAAAAAAGTTTATGGTATTAAACAAAGAAGCTTATTAAAACCTTTTTCAATACTTGTTAAGGATATTGAATCTATTAATCTGGTTGCAAAAGTCTCATCAGCTCAAAAAAATCTTTTTAATAAGTATTTGCCTGGACCTTATACGTTTATTTTAAATAAACGCAATATTGTTCCGAGAGTTGTTACAAGTGGGTTGGCTAATGTTGGTGTTAGGGTTCCGGACTGTGATATTGCTTGTAATCTTGCTAAAATTTTTCCAATAACTACAACTAGTGCTAATGTTTCTGATGATGAGATGCTATCTAATCCCAGAGAAATTTTAGAACAATTGGATTGTGATGTTGATTTGGTAATTGATGTTGGAGATTTAGATTCAAATGTCCCTTCATCGATTATTGATTTATCAGGATTCAAACCAAAAATAATAAGAAAATAA
- the radB gene encoding DNA repair and recombination protein RadB, with product MKVLANFEDNHKIPSNSALDVMLAGGFEKGTITQIFGPPSSGKSNITLSVAVNVAKFNKKVIYIDTEGGISIDRIKQIAGVDFSNVANNIIVFEPTSFLEQNDAVKSIDAWLRSNHNDVDLIVLDSAVALYRVDDMKSSKLNKELGKQMGLLSKIARQYDVAIILTNQIYSSYDDEGNNDIKAVGGTILQYWSKVIIQLERGEEINQRIATLKRHRSIPEGKQVTFSITSKGII from the coding sequence ATGAAAGTATTGGCTAATTTTGAAGACAATCACAAAATTCCATCAAATTCTGCTCTTGATGTGATGTTGGCAGGGGGATTTGAGAAAGGAACAATTACTCAGATATTTGGACCACCTAGTTCAGGTAAAAGCAATATAACTCTTTCAGTTGCTGTCAATGTTGCTAAATTTAATAAAAAAGTGATTTACATTGATACTGAGGGCGGAATCTCAATTGATAGGATTAAACAAATTGCAGGTGTTGATTTTTCAAATGTTGCTAATAATATTATTGTTTTCGAACCAACAAGTTTTTTAGAACAAAATGATGCAGTAAAGTCTATTGATGCTTGGCTTAGAAGTAATCATAATGATGTTGATTTAATTGTTTTAGATTCTGCTGTGGCATTGTACAGGGTAGATGATATGAAATCATCCAAATTAAATAAAGAATTAGGTAAACAGATGGGTCTTTTATCTAAAATTGCAAGACAGTATGATGTCGCCATTATTTTGACAAATCAAATTTATAGTTCTTATGATGATGAGGGAAATAATGATATTAAAGCAGTTGGAGGAACCATTTTACAATACTGGAGTAAAGTAATAATTCAGCTTGAACGTGGTGAGGAAATCAATCAAAGAATCGCCACATTAAAACGTCATAGAAGTATTCCTGAAGGAAAACAAGTTACTTTTTCAATTACTTCAAAAGGAATTATTTAG
- a CDS encoding DUF357 domain-containing protein, producing MTELESPEKIAKDILKLERNLNQVADITFKGKEKEVYDRAIDYWNDSKYYLEKKDMRTAFGCIEYSHGLLDALRMIHGII from the coding sequence ATGACTGAACTTGAAAGTCCTGAAAAGATAGCGAAAGATATTTTAAAATTAGAAAGGAATTTGAATCAAGTTGCCGATATTACTTTTAAAGGAAAAGAAAAAGAAGTTTATGACAGAGCTATTGATTACTGGAATGATTCAAAATATTATCTTGAAAAAAAAGATATGAGGACTGCATTCGGTTGTATTGAATACAGCCACGGACTGCTTGATGCTTTAAGGATGATTCATGGAATCATCTAA